The DNA sequence TGGGCTTATCCGGCATACCAAGGCAATTCGGATCACCGCTTAATCTGGCGTAGATTTTCCGCGCCCGGCGTATTGCTCGATCACGCGCCGCTTCCCGCTGGCTCTCATAGGCCAGCCGGTAGCAGTGCCGACAGGCGAATATTCCGCCGCCGTAGAGAATTGCCACGCGCCGCCCGCATCTCTTAGCCGGGCAGCAAAACCAAGGCCGCTCCCCGCCAAAGTTACAGGGTGTCCAGTCCAGCCGTACGGGGTAGCTTTCATCCCTCCAATCCTCGCCGCCGCTTCGATGGCGATAGGGAGAATCACTCGGCCAATTTCAGCGCGTACTCGAATGGATGCTACGGTTTCACCGTCACGCGACCCATTGCCAGCCGAAGGCGTGGCGCGGCCGTTTGGCCGCGCGCCTCGAGCAGCACCTAACGATACACACCGGCGCCATGTTGCATACCACCGAGGTTATCCACACCGCGGATGAAAAACGCGCGTTGTTCGAGCGTACCGGCGCGCTCGCCTCGCTCAACCGCGCCGCCGGAATTGCCGGTCTATCGATCAGCCGTGGCGAATAAGGCCGCGCTAAACAGGCTGGACGTCGATGGATAAGGCCGATTGGCCGTCACCGTGAGACTATACGTCGCCGGCTGGATAGCGGGCGGCAGCGTTACTATGACCTGGTTCGGAGAAAAGCTTTCGACATTCAAGACGCGATCGCCCAATCTTACCGTCGGTAGCACAGTACCGAAATAATTGCCGAAAATGACCATCGTGTGCTCGTTGGAGTCCACCATGGCACTGAGTATTACCGGTGGCACGGTTCTCGGCGAACCCGGCCCAGCGGCGTTAGCGGTATATCCAACTGACGTAAGTCCAATGAGGACCAAAAGCGCTTTTGCAGTTACATTGAGCATATTCCCCACCTCTGATATTTACCAACCGTTGTTTATACAGTTGCAGCAAAGAATGGATAGGTGTATCCGTATTGTCGTGCTGCCACCCTACTCCCTTGCCACCACAGCACCCGACGCTCTTACCCGTCCCGTCCCTGAGCGCATTGCGGTAAGAACACGCTCGGGACCTAGAATATCGGGTGCAGCGTTAGAGTTCTGTGACTTTTTTCACAAAAGATACGAAATAGTTACGCATCGCCGTCAAGCGGCTTTTCGTCAGAAGCGCTGTTTTCCAAACGCCTCGGGGAAGCGGGATGCGCTATGTGCGCGCGGAGCGCCACAGCCGGTACACCGGCAACCCGGCCAAGACCAAAAGCAGGCCGATGAGGCGGGTCTTCTCACTTCCCCGCTGAACATTGGCAGCATAAGCAACCTATAAATACTAAGCAGGGCGCCGCCTGAAAAGACTCATACAGCACTATTGACGATATCTCATTGCCGTCACAAAGACCGAGAGCGTCGCGACCTGCAGCCGAGGCAATCCCCTCAGATCACGACGCTGCAAGCACGACGGCGATGCCCTGAGCGAAACCCTTGAGCGATCCGGTGATCGTCAAAACCTTGCCGGATTTCGAGTCCTGAAACATCACCTCCATCGTGCGCGCAGCCTTGAGCGTGGCGATCACTTTGTCATCGATGGGCACCACGGCGCGGCAGCCCGTCGGCGCGCACTCTAAGAGCTGCATCTTGAACTCGTTCTTCTCCGGCGCTCTCAGAGTGAT is a window from the Pseudomonadota bacterium genome containing:
- a CDS encoding IPT/TIG domain-containing protein, with the translated sequence MPPVILSAMVDSNEHTMVIFGNYFGTVLPTVRLGDRVLNVESFSPNQVIVTLPPAIQPATYSLTVTANRPYPSTSSLFSAALFATADR